In Microvenator marinus, one genomic interval encodes:
- a CDS encoding glycogen/starch/alpha-glucan phosphorylase, protein MADGTIQEVVQNHSSRVGMTPEDLEQSVLEHLFYTCGKDLRSATPLDVYRAISHATRDRLVHRWLQSKRTYFHHEAKRVCYLSAEFLIGRALAQNLLNLGIYHLAETSLDHRGLTLKDILEEELDPGLGNGGLGRLAACFMESLATLQYPAYGYGIRYEFGIFDQEIANGWQVERGDDWLRRGNPWEVPRHELSVGVNFYGRVEARVHVDGTKSMHWVDTQTVIGVPYDTPILGYQNNTVNTLRLWSAKASKEFNFSVFNDGDYRRAVEEKALSESISKVLYPNDESAEGKELRLKQQYFFVACSIADIIRRHKKRFDTLDNLPDQIAIQLNDTHPAIAVAELMRVLIDEESIAWEKAWELTKAATGFTNHTLLPEALEKWPVPMFERLLPRILQIIYEINRRFLLEVHVKWPNDDERKRRLSIIEEGPVKHVRMAHLAVVGSHSVNGVAELHSELVCTQLMPDFHDMWPQRFNNKTNGVTPRRWLLQCNPDLSEALTERISDGWARDLSELTKILEYKDDTEFRAEVRAIKRKNKERLAKVIESRHGFKPNLDSIFDVQVKRLHEYKRQLLNCLHIIALYQDMKENPESDRAPRTFIFGGKAAPGYMMAKLHIKLINDVADIINHDPAIRDRIKVVFLSNYNVSLAEIIIPGADISEQISMAGKEASGTGNMKFAMNGALTVGTLDGANIEIREEVGAENFFLFGLKADEVRGLKGSGYNPNHYIERSPRLRRALDLIASGFFSPDDPSRFQPVVNELRNLDTYMLCADFDDYFRAQFEVDQCYRDPENWTSKVIENLGNIGKFSSDRTIEQYCKEIWNLTPCPIDLTESF, encoded by the coding sequence ATGGCAGACGGCACAATTCAAGAAGTGGTGCAAAACCACAGCAGTCGCGTAGGAATGACCCCCGAAGACTTGGAGCAATCAGTCCTTGAGCACCTGTTCTACACCTGTGGAAAGGACCTCCGCTCCGCGACACCACTTGACGTCTACCGAGCAATCTCACACGCCACGCGCGATCGACTTGTTCACCGCTGGCTGCAGTCTAAACGCACCTATTTTCACCACGAGGCAAAGCGGGTCTGTTATCTCTCTGCTGAATTCCTGATCGGACGTGCTCTGGCCCAAAATCTACTAAATCTGGGCATCTATCACCTCGCAGAGACCTCCCTCGATCATCGTGGCTTGACCCTCAAGGACATCCTTGAGGAAGAACTCGACCCTGGACTCGGAAACGGTGGCTTGGGACGACTCGCCGCTTGTTTTATGGAGAGTCTCGCCACGCTTCAGTATCCCGCATACGGGTACGGCATTCGCTACGAATTCGGAATCTTCGACCAGGAGATCGCGAATGGTTGGCAAGTCGAGAGAGGTGATGATTGGCTTCGGCGTGGAAACCCATGGGAAGTCCCTCGGCACGAACTCTCGGTGGGCGTTAACTTCTACGGACGCGTCGAGGCTCGGGTGCATGTGGACGGGACTAAATCCATGCACTGGGTGGATACACAGACGGTCATTGGCGTTCCGTACGACACTCCTATCCTCGGCTACCAGAACAACACCGTAAACACGCTCAGGCTCTGGTCTGCTAAGGCCTCCAAGGAGTTCAATTTCTCCGTGTTCAACGACGGTGACTACCGACGCGCGGTGGAAGAAAAGGCGCTCAGCGAGAGTATCTCCAAGGTTCTCTATCCAAATGATGAGTCGGCAGAGGGCAAGGAGTTGCGGCTCAAGCAGCAGTACTTCTTTGTGGCGTGTTCCATCGCTGACATCATTCGAAGGCATAAGAAGCGATTCGACACCCTGGACAATCTTCCAGACCAAATCGCGATCCAACTCAACGATACTCACCCGGCTATCGCTGTAGCAGAGCTGATGCGCGTGTTGATCGACGAGGAATCAATCGCGTGGGAAAAGGCCTGGGAGTTGACCAAGGCGGCCACCGGATTCACCAATCACACCCTACTTCCTGAAGCTCTGGAGAAATGGCCAGTTCCGATGTTTGAGAGGCTTCTGCCTCGCATTCTCCAGATTATCTACGAGATCAATCGTCGCTTCCTACTCGAAGTTCATGTCAAATGGCCAAACGATGATGAGCGCAAACGGCGGCTTTCAATCATTGAAGAAGGTCCCGTTAAACACGTGCGAATGGCCCATCTGGCGGTAGTTGGATCGCATAGCGTCAACGGTGTAGCTGAGCTCCATAGTGAACTCGTCTGCACCCAACTCATGCCCGACTTTCACGACATGTGGCCGCAGCGCTTCAACAACAAGACCAACGGCGTTACGCCACGCAGATGGCTGCTACAGTGCAACCCTGACCTGAGCGAAGCGTTGACCGAGAGGATTTCCGATGGTTGGGCGCGAGACCTTTCAGAACTGACGAAGATTCTCGAGTACAAAGACGACACCGAGTTCCGGGCGGAAGTCCGGGCGATTAAACGCAAGAACAAAGAGAGATTGGCCAAGGTAATCGAATCTAGGCACGGGTTTAAGCCTAACCTCGACTCGATTTTTGACGTCCAAGTCAAGAGACTACACGAATACAAGCGCCAGCTACTAAACTGTCTTCATATCATCGCTCTCTATCAAGATATGAAGGAGAATCCCGAGAGCGACCGCGCCCCGAGAACCTTCATTTTTGGGGGTAAAGCGGCACCGGGATACATGATGGCAAAGCTACACATCAAGCTCATCAATGATGTGGCCGACATCATCAACCATGACCCCGCAATCCGTGACCGAATCAAGGTCGTTTTCTTGAGCAACTACAATGTTTCGCTAGCCGAAATCATCATTCCGGGTGCAGACATTTCCGAGCAGATTTCGATGGCTGGCAAAGAAGCTTCCGGCACCGGAAACATGAAGTTTGCTATGAATGGGGCCCTTACAGTCGGAACCCTAGATGGTGCGAATATCGAGATCCGAGAGGAAGTCGGCGCCGAGAACTTCTTCCTCTTTGGGCTCAAAGCCGATGAGGTTCGTGGGCTCAAAGGGTCGGGCTACAATCCAAACCACTATATCGAGCGCAGTCCACGGCTTCGACGAGCCCTTGATCTCATCGCGTCGGGATTCTTCTCTCCCGACGATCCAAGTCGGTTCCAGCCCGTTGTCAACGAGCTGAGAAACCTGGACACCTACATGCTCTGCGCCGATTTCGACGATTATTTCCGTGCCCAGTTTGAGGTTGACCAGTGTTACCGCGACCCCGAAAACTGGACATCGAAGGTCATTGAAAATCTCGGCAATATCGGAAAGTTCTCCAGTGACCGTACGATCGAGCAGTATTGCAAGGAGATCTGGAATCTGACACCTTGCCCTATCGACCTCACCGAAAGTTTCTAA